Sequence from the Candidatus Neomarinimicrobiota bacterium genome:
GCGGGGGGGGGGGGGCGATCGAATTGCTCTGTTTGGGGTATATCAATCTGCTCAATTATGATTTGAACTTCTTCATCCAACATCGAAGGTTTAACCGCCCGGGGGAAAATCAAGAATGTAAAGATGAGAAGGGCTATTCCTGCAAAGCTAGTTATCCGGACAACAATTGGGTAAAGAAACTTTAGGGCAGCTGATTGTTCAGTGCGCATATTAATCTACCGCCGTTTTTGATGAATAATTTAGTTTCAATGCGTCAGCTTTTCTCAGTTCCGTATGGATGTCGCTAATCAATCCCATTTTTGCTCTTTCATCTGCTTTAAGCGAAATGACAAGTTGAGGGTCGGATACACGTTTTTCATACATCACGTGCCTAACTCCATCAGAAGCATAAAGTTTATCTTCAATTGAAATCAATCCTTCTTTAGAAACCCAAATGTGGGATGTGTGACGTTTTGATTTCAATTTTTCAATCCGCTTGGCTTTCGGAAGCGAAATAGGAAGTCCAGAATATTCTCGTAAAACTGTTGTAACCATAAAAAAGATTAACAACATAAAAATGATGTCCGGCATAGAGGCCGTTGGAATTTCTGAATCGATTTGTGTTTTTCTTTTAACCTTCATCAGTTAGACTCCGCAATCGATATACGCGTCGCGTTTGCTCTTTTCAATTGATCAATAACTGCAACATAATCTCGATAAGATGCCGCTTTGTGTGCTTTTACTGAAATTACGAGTTTGTCGTTTTCAACCAACTTTTGCCGAACAGTTTTTGACAGGTTTCTAATTTCAACACCCTCACCGCCAAGCAATACATTCCCCGTGGAGTTGATTAGACAGTTTAAAATATTCTTCTTGCTGATTTCTATTTCTTCACCTTCTGCCGGCAACACCATTCCCAACCCTTTGTCCATATCAATGGTTGTGGTTACCAAAAAGAATATCAAAAGCAAAAAAGCAATATCTGCCATTGAGGATGTAGGGATTTCGCCCCCTTTAAATCTTCGTTTTCCCGCCATGGGTTAACTACTTCTTGCTCTTTTTAGCAGCGTCTATTTCATAAAGCTGATCAACCAGCTTTAAGGAGTTTTCTTCCATGTCAAAAATTAGTTTATCAATTCTTGAAACAAAAAAGTTTTGGAAAATTTGGATGATCATAGCTGTAATCAGACCAAACGCTGTAGTCAAAAGCGCCTTTGAAATCCCGCCCGCAACAACCGCTGGTGAAATATCGTTGGCCGCTTTAATTGCATCAAACGCGTCAATCATACCCACAACTGTCCCTGTAAACCCGACCATGGGAGCAACGGTAATTACGGTATTCAGCCATATCATGTTTTTTTCAAGAAATGCCATTTCGAGCGAACCGGCATTTTGGATTGCTTTTTCCACGTCTGCCAAACCACGGTGAGCCCTTGAAAGACCGGCATGGAAAATTTCTGCCACGGGTCCCCGCGTTTCGTTACAAAGCTCAGCAGCCGCTGTAACACCGCTTTTATCCAAAGTTTCAGAAACATCTTTAAAAAACTTCTGGGAATCTATAGATGAAACAACAAGCGAATATGCTCGTTCTAAAGCAAACCCAAGTCCGAACACTAGTGATACCAATATGGGCCACATAAATGTGCCACCATCAATGAAATATTGAACCATTCTTTTCTCCTTTTAAGTCATATACGTAGTTGAAGTTATCCCTTACCTCTAAGGAAAGTCAATTGTTAAGCGCGAGAATTTAATAGCTATCAGCCAAGAATGCATCAGCTTCGTTAAAATGTTTTAGGGCATCCATAACTTGGTTGTCAGACGCGACTCTAATACCCCAAAGTTCATTTCGGCCCCACATAGCCCCGGCTATTTCTGATTTGAGAATTGTACGTAAGTAAGCCTCATTTTCATTTATTCCGCTTGAATCAAAATCAACATTTTCATTTTTTACAAATGATAAAAAATCTCCCAAGGCTTTTTGTGGAAGCTCCCACTCACTTTGAAATATTCTAAAGTTGTCCGGCAAATCTTTTTGGGCCCTTACAAAAGCAGCACTCCAATTAAACATCGGACGAGTTGGGTTGCTTAAAATTCCTCTGGTGGTATCGTTTAATTTTAAATCCCAAGGAATATGGACATCAGGGGTAATTCCACCGCCACCATAAACCGTTCTGCCTGCTCGTGTAGAAAATGGTGGCCGAAGCTTTTTGAGAGAATCCAGTTTTTCTTCGCGGTCTTCTTCATATAATTCGCGATAATAATCTTCAAGATTGCCATTATTAAAAGGGCGTTGAATCAATCTTCCGCTGGGAGTATAATATCGAGCAATGGTTACGCGAATTGCCGATCCGTCAACAAGAGGCCTTTGGCTTTGAACCAGCCCTTTTCCAAAACTGGTTTCACCCACAACCAAGCCTCGGTCTAAATCTTGAATGGCGCCGGCAACAATTTCACTAGCACTAGCGGAGCCGCGGTTAATTAATATAATAACAGAAAAATCTTCATTCCCCTTTTGGGGTGATGCAACAAAGGCTTGTTCCGCTTTTTTGTTTTTCCCTCTTGTGTAAACCAAGGTATCCCTGCGGGCGATAAAAATATTGGCAACTTCCGCAGCCTGGTCCAATATCCCGCCACCATTATTCCTCAAATCAAGAATCATTCTATCCATGCCTTGGCCTAACAGTTTGTTCATGGCCTTGCGGACCTCCGGTCCTGATTTTGCAGAAAACCTTGTGAGCCAAACATAACCCGTTCTATCGTCTAACATAACGCTAGCGCGAACACTATACAATGGTATATCGTCTCGAATAATGGTTACATCAAATGGATTCGTACCTATTCGTCCAATTTTTAGATTGACCCGAGTGCCTTTTTTGCCGCGGAGTTTTTTATAAACATCTTCCCGTTCAATTCCTTTCGCACTTTCGCCGTCAATTTCAACAATCCAATCGCCAGCCCGAATTCCTGCCTTTTCTGATGGACCACCAATAACCGGCGCAATCACTGTTATGTAATTATTTAGGATGTCGAACTCTATACCAATCCCTTGAAATTCCCCGCGAAACATTTCGTTAATATTTTTCTGGTCTTTTGCTGAAATAAATATGGAGTGGGGGTCCAGTTGATCCATTATCCCCTTGAATGCGCCATCCATAAGCATTTCCATATCTATATCTTCGTAATAGAGTTGATTTACATAATTCAGAATCTGGGTCATCACTTTGAATTTCTTCTCAACTATAGAATAGGGGTTTTTCTGAGTAGAAGAAATTGCCTGTGTGAAAGGAAATGCAATAAGTAGCCCTGCCGTTATCCCAGCCAAAAGGGTCCACTTTGAAAAGTTTTTTCCTTTATTCATATAATTAATCTGTCTCTATAGGCCGAAATAAATGACAGTTCGAATTGTTATCCCCTGGAGGGCTGATTTGGGCGAATCATTAATTGGAATGTGCCCATTCAGTTTCCACTTTCCGGCACCAATGGTTCCCTTGTTATATCCGGCGCTAATTCGTAAACCCATCCGATCAAGAAATTGCCATTTAATTGCAACATAAGGCTGAAAATTAAAAAATGTGCTACTCAACTCTGTCATAGATCCGTTCACGTTGATGGGACGCAACCCTTCCGCACGAAAGGTGTGCGCCGCCTCAGCGTATGTTCTTCCGAGTGTGTCCAGCTCAACAAATACACTGTTATCGGAAATATATCCAAACATGCTTTTGCCAAAATCATTCCATTTGGGAGTACCAATGTGTTGATCAACAGATAGGGTGTAGCGGCCGAGGCCCATTAAAGCGCCGGCCATAACTTCTAAATCTCTATAAACAGGAAAAACATATTCGATTGTCATGGCGCCCATTAAAAAATTTAAGCGCGCCTTTACAGATAAATTATCTGAAAAGGGATACAGTGTGTCACCTTTTGCCCCAATGGCCGGTTCTTTGTATCCCGCAATACTGTCCCAGTCTGCATATAAATGAATATCAAATACATTACTGACTTGGGCTGCGCCAATTCCCGCGTATCCACCCAATCGCCAAGGGCCAGACATTTGGGCAAACCCCTCGCCGCCATGAAAAACCAATGGCCGTGAGGAAAGATCCCTCACGTCCAAGCCAAGCTCCGTTAACAGGTTTCCCCCAGGGACAGAATCCAGCACCATATACATTGTGCTAAACCCAATGCCACCACCATAGGCTGTTTCTGTTGGGTAAATGTCTCCCTGAGCTGTTGCCAGAGAAAACATAAGGGCTAGTATTGTAATTGTTTTTTTCATCAAGTTCAAAAAGAGGGCAAACAATGAGCATTCAATTTATTCCGTATGTTTCTAATATCGAAAGATAATTGTTAATTTTCCTTTCGAATTTAAGTGGCCTTTCCCTTGATATATTCGACGGTGAGAACCTATATTTCAGGGAACCTGTAGGTAAGGGTATTCACATTATCATAGTAACGCTCCATCTTTTATCCGTTTTAAATGTCTGGAGGAAACCTATTGTTTTTTAGGTATTCCGCCCGATTCTTTGTTTTTGCCTGTAGATTGCTGGCTGCCGGGAACTTGTACATTTTTGGAACCTTTGATCTTAACAATAATGGGAAAAGTGAAATATTAAAAGTTGGTGGCCTTGTCGCTCCTTTAGAATATGTAGAATTGGACAGTAATGGGGCCCATGAAACCCTCTGGACCTTTACGCCAGACAGTGGTGGAATTATTATAGATGCAAAATTTAGCGATTTAAATCAGGATGGCGGCGTAGAGTTGGTTGTTATAATACAGTCCGGGAATAATTCTGAATGGATAAAGGTTTTTGAATGGAACGGTTCAGGTTTTTCTTCAAATCAAAAATCAATTCGAAATGGTGCTCCCGGAACAGACAAGATTCGGCCATCAAACCTAACTTCATACTCAAATCTATTTTCTGTTTCTATGCTGTCCCCCTCCCGACGAGCCGATCTTTTTACCCTCCAGATTAAGAATGGGGTTCTCGAAAAATCAAACAGTCTTGCCCAGTCAGCCCCGCTGGTAAAAAATGGATACGGTCCTGTTTATACGGGTCTGTTTTCTGGTGAGGGCGAAACATTCGTTGCTCTCGTTAGCCCAGAGGGCAATGTTCTTAAAACGACTGTGTTTTCCGTGTCAACCCCGGGGAAAGAAATAGCCTCGGATATTCTTGTCGTAAACGGCGCGCGCGTTGTTCTTGGTCCGGATATCCAACCTTTTGATGAAGATAAAGATGGACAAGATGAGCTGTTAATCCCATTTGCTACGGGCGAAGTTTATGTTCTCGGTCTTACTGATAACGGACTAACTTTTACGGAAAGCCGCCTAAGTCAATCTGGGTTATTTGGAATGAAATCAGCGGCCGGGGAAATTGAGATCAACAATACTATTTTAGCCCGGATAGAAAATGGATTGTATGATTCCATCGCTGATGATACACAACCAGAGATAAACGATTCGCTCTTAATCCTCGTTTCAGACACACTTATGCTGGGCGACACATTGAATCTGTACCTATTGCCAGACTCTACATCGGACTTTTATAGTTTTAACTGGCGGTCCCTCCCTCCGCCCGGAATGAGCTTTAACCCCGACAGCTATACATTAAATTGGGTTCCAACCCGGGACCATGTCGGTGTGGTGGATGTTTCTTATGCGCTAAAAATGCGTCTAAGGGAAGAATTGATGAGTGGGGAAGACGCCTTTGGAGACACGCACCACATGCACCCCATATTGATGGGTAGCGATTCCTCTATGATCATTTTGGTGGGTGATACAATTAAACCGCCGGAACCCTTTATTCTAATACCTTCGCGTTTTCACAGAACAACAATTACAACAAAAGATATCGATGAAAAAGACCGCTTTGTTTTTGAGGGAGAAACACCTTTCGGCGCTAGTAGTGCTAATATAAATGGTGTCATCTCTGTTGGTGTTACCGTAGACCTAAGTGCGGTTAAACAGGACAAAACATCTGCCTTTAATTTTAAATCTTCGGCGGAAAAACCCGATTCTGTTGTAACTCTAACGTTAATCCACGATTTGGACAGCAATATTCTATACACCTCCCTTTCCCCCCCCTTGGATACTATCCCACAATCCTTTGACCCTGAGGGGATGAATACATCTTTCAACCAATATCCAGAATATTTTTTTGAAGGGTTTCCTTCAAGTTTAAGTTTGGAATCAGCTGGCACAGGGATGTTAACTCTTTTAAAATCTGACCAAAAAATATCTGGAAATATTTCTCTGTCTTCACCTCTTAATAACCAAGATCATGAAATAACCGTTTCTTATTATGGTGGTCGTCCTTACGCCATACGCGGAGAAGTTACTATTAAAGAAAACGGTTCCCACAAAACTCTGACGGAAATTGATTTTGACACCTCCTTTTTTCCCTTGCGAATTTTTACCTCTTTACAGAAAGCTTACCGGGATACATTCGTTTTTCATGCGGACTCAATTCCCGATACTCTGAAAGCAAACACAGATTTTCGAACTTTTTATTCTCCGGCCATTGAGCTACAAGATAAAACATCGGTTGACACCACTCATACAATAGCTTTGCCGACTAAAATTCTTGAATCAACCGAACCTATTCAATCCGATTCAATTCGTGTTGAGGCCGCATCTTCTGATTCAATGGAGGTTTCCCCGTTGGGTTCAATCGCTATGCCCCCCGATACCTTATCTGTTGCGCCCGGTGAACCAGCTCCGATCAATCCTAATTCAATCGTTCTTCCTGAAGCAGTGGCGGATAGTACATGAAAACTTTGAAACTCATTATTGCCGTCATCTTTGTTGTTCTTGCCAATCTTTTTGGACAGGGGTTAAAGATTACTCACATGGAAGGCACCTATGATTTGGATGGCGATGGCCTACAAGAGTTTGTTTCTGTAGAACTTGGCGTTTCAGTAAATAAAAAACTCTCAGTTATTCGTTATTATGAACTTGATGAAGATGGTTACCAAAAAATGTCTTGGGAGCTTGAAGCTCCCGATGGGTTGCTCGGAAGTTTTATCGATGTTGAATTGGGAGATTTAGATGGGGATGGTATTCCTGAATTAATCACCGTTTCAAACCTCGCTGAGCCAAACCAAGATGAGCTCCTTCAGCCTGTTGCTTTTTATTATTATTGGGATGGAGAGCGCTTCAGTGAAGAGGCTGGCAGCGTTCTAAACCTTTCCGGTGGCAGAAATTTTGTACGTGCACATAATTTTGTTCTCATGGATTATGATGGTGATATGGACCAGGAATTGGTCGTGTCGTTGGGTAGCCCATTGCGAGAAATTGTTATTCTTGATTTAAATGGCAACAATGAGTGGGTGGTGAAACAAACGGTTAAACCAAATGGGATGCGGTCAGGAATTGCCGCTATTTATGTTACTGTTGTAGATTGGAATAGAGACGGGTATGATGAAATAATTGTTTTATCTCCAGAGGGAGATGTGCTACGAACACAGCCTTTTTATAATATTGGATCTGAATTGGTCATGGGCGACGGACAGGAAACACCCATCCCTGGCTTAGACGGCTTAATCCCAACGGCAATTTCTGTAACAGATTGGGACAAAGATGGTACGGCTGATGTTCTGCTCCCTTTTTATAACGGCAATATTATTAGCTTAACTTTGGCAGATGATTATTTATCGGTTGAAAAATTGCCCATAGAGGGTGGGCCTCTTTCTGAAATGCGGGTCTCTGATTTTAACCAAGACTCCTATGATGACCTATTATTAGTGTCCGGTGACATGAATATCCTAACGCTGGCCTATGGTAGTATAGACGGTCTTGTTGACCCGGCAGAATATTTTACCCTAGAGGATGAGGACGAACTGGGATCACAGGTGTTTTCAGCGCTTCCAATTATTATGGGGGGTATTTATACCGGATCTGTTATTGCTGCCGGATGGAATGGATATGAAACAGATTTGTTTTTGACTCAACTTGGCCACGGCCCCAAACCAAAAAGGCCTGATGTGGCGGGCGCTCAGCCGCAAGGTCAAGACGTCCTTGATGTTTTTCCACATATTCCGAAAGATGAAATTTCTTTACCCCAAATTCCAAAACCACTCGAAACTATGGGCCAACCACTTCCTCGGGGCGTCTTACCAAGACACGTTTTAACCGTTAATCAATCTTTTGCATACACACTTCCCGAAGAGGAAAAGAAAGAATTTTACAGTTTCCGTTGGCTACAGCCACCACCCAATGGAATGTTTTTTCATTATGATTCCCGTTCAATTCGCTGGGTGCCCCACGAGGCGCAGCTAGGCGCTTACAAGTTGGCTTACCACGTTGAGCGAAAGCTGGGCGAAGAAGTAACACCAATGACAGCCAAAGAAGATTCTCTCCTGACATATAAAGTTGTTCCCAATCTTGAGGGTGACGATGAGCGTCTTTGGATTTATGTAAACGATCCTCCCATCATTGCCACTGAGCCGTTCGGGACAGAGTTTGTTGCTGGTGACACCTTTATATATAAACCCATTGTTTTAGATAGAAACCCCGACGTGTCTCTCAATTACCAACTGGAGGCCTCTCCGCAAGGAATGATGCTTGGTGAAGATGGCACATTGTTTTGGCAAACCGATTCTTCACATATTGATGTTTATGATGTTAGAGTGGTGGTTAGCGATGGCTTTGACCGCGCCACGCAAAACTTTTCTCTCTTTGCTCGGGCGGGTGTAAAAATTTTATCTGAAGCGCCACTGGACGCTACCGTGGATGAGCCTTACCGCTATAAAGTGGATATTTGGCGCCCCGACTTGGAGCATATCCTCGCTTTTGGTCTTACTGCAATGCCCGAAGGTATGTCAATTAACAAATCCGGCGTTATAACGTGGACACCTTTGGTTACTCAAATTGACACACAACGTTTTACCGTTCGGGTTAACCATGGCATTGCTATTGATTCTCAAACGGTTGCTGTATATGTAAATCATCCTCCCGTTGTTGAGGTGGCACCCTTGAGTATGAATGTTATTAATCTTGGTGAGGAATACCGTTTTCAATTGGACATTTCAGACCCGAACATAAAAGACGATCTAGTTTTCACCGCCCACGAAATGCCTGAAGGTATGCGCATGGATCCCTTTGGCGGTATGATTCATTGGGAACCCACCCAAACCAATGTTGATTTCTCGCACTTGATGATTGAGGTTGGTGATGGCCGCGTCACCCGATTGATCGAAGCTGATTTTTATGTTAATGCCCCAATAAATATTGTTTCAATCCCACCAATGCAAGGCGAGGTTGGCCAATCCTACCAATACCAAATAATGACATCGGACATGAACCGTGGCGCTTTACTACCCTACAATCAGGTGGTTCCCCTTGAGTTCACAGAAAATTATCGCATTTATTCAATCCAAATCAGTGATGATGTTTATATTGAAAATATTGACCGATATTTAATGGATTGGCAAAACGCCGAAACCGTTTATTTAACCGAATTTGAAGAAACGGACACCCTTTCATTGGAGGTTTCCCGTTTAAATTTAAAAAAGTATGTTCATTCGGTTTTTTGGGAAGGTGACCGATTAAACATTATTGTTGAATCCGTGGACGACCGGACCATTGCAATAAAAGATATTCTTTGGGAATTCTTCCAAGGAAACCGGGGGCGCCCCCCGAAGGTTATGGCTAGAAAATTGAGCCCCGTGAAATATACCCTTCTCGAGTTCCCCGATGGGATGGAGGTTGACGAATATACCGGAACAATATCATGGACGCCCACACCAGATCAAGTAGATAAACAACAAGTTTCATACCTTGTTTCAGATGGATATACAAAAG
This genomic interval carries:
- a CDS encoding biopolymer transporter ExbD, with protein sequence MMKVKRKTQIDSEIPTASMPDIIFMLLIFFMVTTVLREYSGLPISLPKAKRIEKLKSKRHTSHIWVSKEGLISIEDKLYASDGVRHVMYEKRVSDPQLVISLKADERAKMGLISDIHTELRKADALKLNYSSKTAVD
- a CDS encoding biopolymer transporter ExbD; amino-acid sequence: MAGKRRFKGGEIPTSSMADIAFLLLIFFLVTTTIDMDKGLGMVLPAEGEEIEISKKNILNCLINSTGNVLLGGEGVEIRNLSKTVRQKLVENDKLVISVKAHKAASYRDYVAVIDQLKRANATRISIAESN
- a CDS encoding MotA/TolQ/ExbB proton channel family protein, which produces MVQYFIDGGTFMWPILVSLVFGLGFALERAYSLVVSSIDSQKFFKDVSETLDKSGVTAAAELCNETRGPVAEIFHAGLSRAHRGLADVEKAIQNAGSLEMAFLEKNMIWLNTVITVAPMVGFTGTVVGMIDAFDAIKAANDISPAVVAGGISKALLTTAFGLITAMIIQIFQNFFVSRIDKLIFDMEENSLKLVDQLYEIDAAKKSKK
- a CDS encoding S41 family peptidase; this translates as MNKGKNFSKWTLLAGITAGLLIAFPFTQAISSTQKNPYSIVEKKFKVMTQILNYVNQLYYEDIDMEMLMDGAFKGIMDQLDPHSIFISAKDQKNINEMFRGEFQGIGIEFDILNNYITVIAPVIGGPSEKAGIRAGDWIVEIDGESAKGIEREDVYKKLRGKKGTRVNLKIGRIGTNPFDVTIIRDDIPLYSVRASVMLDDRTGYVWLTRFSAKSGPEVRKAMNKLLGQGMDRMILDLRNNGGGILDQAAEVANIFIARRDTLVYTRGKNKKAEQAFVASPQKGNEDFSVIILINRGSASASEIVAGAIQDLDRGLVVGETSFGKGLVQSQRPLVDGSAIRVTIARYYTPSGRLIQRPFNNGNLEDYYRELYEEDREEKLDSLKKLRPPFSTRAGRTVYGGGGITPDVHIPWDLKLNDTTRGILSNPTRPMFNWSAAFVRAQKDLPDNFRIFQSEWELPQKALGDFLSFVKNENVDFDSSGINENEAYLRTILKSEIAGAMWGRNELWGIRVASDNQVMDALKHFNEADAFLADSY
- a CDS encoding VCBS repeat-containing protein; the encoded protein is MKTLKLIIAVIFVVLANLFGQGLKITHMEGTYDLDGDGLQEFVSVELGVSVNKKLSVIRYYELDEDGYQKMSWELEAPDGLLGSFIDVELGDLDGDGIPELITVSNLAEPNQDELLQPVAFYYYWDGERFSEEAGSVLNLSGGRNFVRAHNFVLMDYDGDMDQELVVSLGSPLREIVILDLNGNNEWVVKQTVKPNGMRSGIAAIYVTVVDWNRDGYDEIIVLSPEGDVLRTQPFYNIGSELVMGDGQETPIPGLDGLIPTAISVTDWDKDGTADVLLPFYNGNIISLTLADDYLSVEKLPIEGGPLSEMRVSDFNQDSYDDLLLVSGDMNILTLAYGSIDGLVDPAEYFTLEDEDELGSQVFSALPIIMGGIYTGSVIAAGWNGYETDLFLTQLGHGPKPKRPDVAGAQPQGQDVLDVFPHIPKDEISLPQIPKPLETMGQPLPRGVLPRHVLTVNQSFAYTLPEEEKKEFYSFRWLQPPPNGMFFHYDSRSIRWVPHEAQLGAYKLAYHVERKLGEEVTPMTAKEDSLLTYKVVPNLEGDDERLWIYVNDPPIIATEPFGTEFVAGDTFIYKPIVLDRNPDVSLNYQLEASPQGMMLGEDGTLFWQTDSSHIDVYDVRVVVSDGFDRATQNFSLFARAGVKILSEAPLDATVDEPYRYKVDIWRPDLEHILAFGLTAMPEGMSINKSGVITWTPLVTQIDTQRFTVRVNHGIAIDSQTVAVYVNHPPVVEVAPLSMNVINLGEEYRFQLDISDPNIKDDLVFTAHEMPEGMRMDPFGGMIHWEPTQTNVDFSHLMIEVGDGRVTRLIEADFYVNAPINIVSIPPMQGEVGQSYQYQIMTSDMNRGALLPYNQVVPLEFTENYRIYSIQISDDVYIENIDRYLMDWQNAETVYLTEFEETDTLSLEVSRLNLKKYVHSVFWEGDRLNIIVESVDDRTIAIKDILWEFFQGNRGRPPKVMARKLSPVKYTLLEFPDGMEVDEYTGTISWTPTPDQVDKQQVSYLVSDGYTKDEQSFQVYVNHPPVIVSNPPVSAMVGEVFKYQLQIDDKNEDANLLFTLIKAPQGMQMSKGGKVVWVPKSGQINENQFTVQVSDGYQNDSQNGKVFVNINPNIISTPRPVALTGHQYKYRVVAEDLNKDKVAYKAVKLPKYSTFNRKTGVLNWKPRPNQRGPNDIILIAMDERGAVTSHEFQIHVFEDPSARQMINTGWPLLLSFVGVMFAWGMSQI